Genomic window (Prosthecochloris aestuarii DSM 271):
CGTCCCCCTGTCGGCCTCCGGACAACATCAATATCCATAGCAAGACAACGCTGCCGGTCAACTGATTCAGGGTCCTGGCCATAGCCGAGAGAGAGCGCTGATGGATGCCATGCGTAAAACCGCCAGAGAGCGCTTCCCTCGCCAAATCGTCTCTGAAAACGACCATCACTGAATACCTCCACGAGTTTCCTGTCAAACGCCATGTTCCACTCCCCTTGACGAGCGCCGCTCGACACATAATAGACCTGTGGGAACAAGGAACTCATAGTGCTGAAAACATTTTCATTTCGCCGATAAAGAGCCATCACAGAGGGCCGATCAGCTAAACTATACTATTTTTTATCAGAAACGCATAGAGGCATTTCTCTGACAGCGACAAAGAGAAGCCGTATCCTTCTCGACCGGAAATATCAGACCCGTGAAAGAAAAAGCTGGAAGGAAAAAATGACCACTGCCGCCTCGGCTGACAGGTGAGGCGCCAAAAGAGGGCACTCACTCAAGGGCAGCTCTCTTCATTTTGTTGCGCAACCCGGAATACTTCGTTGGCCGGTGCTCGAAACCCTCATCCCGACTTGACGGGACTCCGGTTTCTCTGCTCCGTCCGCCTTGTCTTCAACTCGCTCACGACAATGAAGAGAGGTGCCCTCAAGAAGCGTTATTGACGCAACGGAGGAAATTCGGCCAGAACACGCCTGACAGCATCGTCGATATCCTTCTGCATGGCTTCGGGACTGCCGTATTGCCTGACGATTCTTTTCGCCATGCCCCGCCAGACCATATCTTTAGTACCGGCATCGATGATATCAACAACCAGGGTGCCTTCTTCATAGTAACTCACAGAGGTGAAGCCTCCATAGGCTCCCCACCAGGGACGGTACCAGCCTCCCCGTAAAGGAAATGCCACCCCATAGTGCGGCTGATAGCTTTTGACCTGTTTGACTCCTGCGTGCACATGAAGGATGAAATCGGCACTCTCTGACGAACTCCTGTGAAAACCTTTCTGCTGAAGCTCCCGGTCGACAGCACTCTGGACCCTTTTGTAGACCAGAGGATTCTGAACAAGCAGGTCACCCTGCCTGATGCCTTCTCCCGCTATCGGCCAGCGATAGGTCTGGAATCGGCTGAAATCGAAAACCCTGTCGTAATCCGAAACAACTGAAACGCTTGAACATGATGCGAGAACAAGCAGCAGTAAAAATGACACCATTGAGTAAACCTTTTTCATAACAGACTCCTGCTCCGTTAGAGATAAGATACATGACCAGTTCTGGACCTCTTTATACTTCAACAGCCGAAACTTTTTGTAAGTTTCTTGAGGGCTGCGCTGCGTGCGGCTGCCACCTTCAAGAATTTTTCATTCTCTGATTGCTTGTCTGAACAGAGACCGGTATTTTCACTTTGAGCAATCAGCCATAACGTCTTTGAAAAGATCGCAGAAAAATAATCCCTGACCGTCTTTCTGCTGCACCTTCGGTGCCATCAGCATCAGCACTATGGATATAGAAAAAATACTTGCAACATACCGCCATATCGCTATTGCAGGGATTTCCGACAATCCCGAACGGCCGAGCAACAGCATCGCACGGTATCTGATGCATGCTGGCTATAGCATCTACCCGGTCAATCCCTCGATCACGGAGGTATTCGGCATGCCGTGTTACCCATCTCTTGCTTCGCTGCCTGAAGAGATGAGGAAAAACGTTGAAATCGTTACCATTTTCCGCAAACCTTCCGATGTCATGCCGATTGTCGATCAGGCAATTGAGATCGGCGCGAAGGTCATCTGGATGCAATCGGGTATCGTCAACGAAGAGGCTCGGGCAAAAGCGTCGGGAAAAGGCATCGATGTTGTCCAGAACCGCTGTATTGCCGTCGAACACCAGCGACTGAGGGGTTAAACCCCCTGCCTCTACACCATGTATCACTTAAACTTCACTAAACCGTCAATCATGCCTACTCATCGTGTCGCTCTTATTTTCGGTGGCCAGTCGACAGAACATGAAATTTCAATTATTTCCGCCCGAGCCATAGCCAACCACATCGACACGGAGGCTTATGAACTCTATCCTATCTATGTCGGACACGACGGCGCATGGTTCAAGGGAGAAACCGCGCAAAAGGTACTTGACCTCGATATGCCGGCGATGCTGGCAAACACATCTGCAGATACGATCCGTGAGCGCCTCAGGGAAATCTCCTTCAGCGATCCTCGCAACCGGTTTCTCTTCGACTTTTCGGAAGAAGGCATAGATGTAGCGCTGCCGATCATTCATGGCTCGACTGGCGAGGATGGTAAAATCCAGGGCCTGCTCGATATGTTCTCTGTCCCCTACACCGGCTGCGGCGTCCACGCCTCAGCAATGACCATGGACAAAGAGACCACAAAGATATGCGCTGAACATGCCGGACTTCATATCGCGCCGTATACCACCATCAGAAAGCTTCGGTACCAGCAGGACCCGCAACAGGTCGTATCGGTTATTCTCGAAGAGTTTACGCTTCCGTTTTTTGTCAAACCCGCAAGCCAGGGCTCATCAATAGGCATTACCAAGGTTCATAGACCGGAAGAGCTTGCTGCGGCTCTCGAGAAGGCATTCATGGTGGACACCAAAGTACTGATTGAAAAAACTATAGAAGGCAGGGAAATTGAAGTCGCCGTCCTCGGCAACGACTCCCCCGTAGCGTCAGTTCCGGGTGAAGTCGAACCGGGAGGGGATTTCTATGATTTCACCGATAAGTATATCAATGGAAAAGCCAGTCTGCATATTCCGGCAAGGCTGCCTGAAGAGGTTCTGCAGAAGGTCAGCACAGAGGCATTGAAAGCCTATCGGGCTCTTGAATGCAGAGGAATGTCGCGAGTCGACTTTTTTATCGAACACGCTACAGGGAAGATCATTCTCAACGAGATCAATACCGTTCCGGGCTTCACCGGCATCAGCATGTACCCGATGATGATGGATGCTTCAGGCATCGACTTTTCGCAGCTGATCGACCGGCTGCTGCAGCTTGCCTTGGAAAAAACATTGTCTTGAACTAACATACACAGTGCATGCAAAAAGCATTACAAACTGACACCGCAGCGAAATACTATCGACAACGATGAGCCATGCTAACTGACCCACACCTTTTCTTTGCTGAGGTTTCTCTTGATCTCTCGCGGGGCGAATTTCACTCAGCCCTCGAAAAAATCGAACTGCACTCCCGTGCCCTTGAGGGCACATATACCTTTCACCTGCTCTACGCACGAGCGCTGAAAGGGGTTCGGCGCCATACGGAATCATTCGAGCAGCTCAACCTCTGCTGCCGGATAGCTCCGCATAATGAAGTCGCATGGAAAGAACTTCTCGATCTTCATTTTCTCAGGATTCACGCCCCTTCAGACCCCTTTATCAGTGAGCTTGAACAACTCTCGCTGGCTCTGGCAGAATTCGAGGCACCGCGGGAGTCGGAAAACGGTGAGCCTACAACCATCAGTGAACAGAAACAGCCCTTTCCTGATGAAGAGAGCATTCCCGTCCCGACAGAGAGTCTGGCGGCTGTTTTCAAGGCACAGGGGGCGTATAAAAAAGCCGTTCGGGTCTATACCGATCTGATACAGCTCAATCCATCCAAAGCTGAAGACTATAAACAAAATATCTCCACACTCCTCGAAAAACTCTGAAGAGCGCTATATTGACTGCGAAATCAAGCCATGCATCACCAACGACAAACATTCGTGACCAGCGCATCATCCAGATTGTCCGCGATAGCTTTTTTACTCGCGTTTCTCATCGCCCCTCCGATTGCTTCAGCGGCACAAGACGAAGCCCGAAAGGATAGTCTCTCTCTATCCGAATGCATCGATATCGCTCTCGAACGGGCAACAGGAATAAAAAAAGCAGCCTATGCGCTGCGGCTTCAGGGTTCGGATGTCCTGAAAAACTACGGCCAGTTTCTTCCCAGAGTATCGGTCAACGCCACCTATACCCCTCGTTCAGTCAACAAAAGCTACATAACCGGAACGACGCCATCCTCTCTTGTCAAAACGACAACGGAGCGTGTTGACCTCTCTCTTTCAACATCGCTCAATATCTTCAACGGATTGCGCGACTACGCCGGGCTTCGGGCATCGCTGCAGCGAAAAGAGGCTGCCGAGCTCACCCTCTGGCAGGCACGTCAGACAATTATCTATGATATCACACAGTCCTACTATCAGGTCCTGCTCAACCGAGAACTGCTCCTGATCGCCAGAGAAAATCTCTCGGCATCAGAAGATCTTCTTCAGCTTACCCGGCGTCAGTATGAAATCGGCCTCAAACCGATTACAGACTTCTACCAGCAGCAGGCCGAAACAGCCAGCAGCGAACTGTCTGTCATCAATGCTGAAAACAATCTCCGGGAGAGCCGTATTGAACTGCAGAGACGTCTCCGGACAGACCCGACTCAAAACATCGCCATCGTCGGCATCGATACCGCATCACTCGATTCGCTTCCCGAAAAAGCCGACCCTGACAGCCTCATCACCATAGCGCTCAATAACCGAAAAGACCTGAAAAGTGCCTCGGCAACGGCAAAGGCCGCCCGATGGGAGATCACCAGATCAAGAGCTCCCCACTATCCGTCACTCGACCTGTCGTTCAACCTCGGCACCGACGGCTATGCTTACTACAAATATAACGGCGATGTCCAGTCAGATACCTCCCCGACACTCTCCGACCAGCTCTCAGACCAGATCAGCTACTCAGTCGCCCTCAGCCTCAACTGGTCGATCTTTGACGGTTTCCTGACTCACTACAATATCGAACAGGCAAAAATCAACTATCTGAACCAGAAACTCGATGCTGGAGACCTTGAACAGGATATCGTGCTCGATGTGCGCCTTGCTTCTGACAACTACAATGCCGCACAGCATCAGATCAATGTTGCCCAACAAAGCCAGAAAGCCGCTGAGCAAGCCTTTCAGACCATTCAGAGAAAATACGAACTGGGCGCAGCAACCTTCGTCGAAGTACAAGCTGCCAGAGCAACCCTGATAACCGCGCGTTCAGACAGAACACAATCGATCTACAATCTCGCCCTTCAGCAAAATATTCTTGATTTTACCACCGGGTCCATACCGCTTGATTAATTACTCATAGCCATGCCTAAAAAAACCAGCAAAAACCGACGACGAAATACCCTGCTGATCATTGCCGCTCTTATTGCCGCCATTGGGGGCGCCATTGGCTTCTGGTTGGCCAACAAAGAGAGAGTTATTGAGGTATCAACTGAAAAAGTGTTCATAAAAGAGGTTATCCACTATGTCACCGCTACAGGAAAAATAGAACCCGAAATAGAAGTCAATCTCTCGCCGGACGTATCGGGAGAAATCACCGAGCTTCCGGTCAGCGAAGGCGAGCATGTGGAAAAAGGGACGCTCCTGTTCAAAATACAGCCGGACGTCTACGTCAACCAGGTCGAACAGAACAGAGCGCGCCTCAATCTCGCCCGTTCACAACGTCTTGAAGCCCGCGCGAGAAAACTCAAATCAGATGACGATTTCCGAAAAGCTTCAATGCTCTATAATGAAAAGCTCATCTCACAGAGCGACTACCTTACCGCGAAAACCAATGCCGAAGCGGCCGCTGCAATCCACGATGCATCGATCTCCACGATCAATCAGAATCAGAGCCTGCTCGACCAGTCCCTCGAGCAGCTCAACAAAACCGTTGTCAAAAGCCCCATCGAGGGTGTCATTATCGCGCTGAACAGCAAACTCGGCGAAAGGGTTGTCGGAACCGGGCAGTTTCCGGGCACCGAAGTGCTTCGAATCGCCAACCTGGACAGCATGCAGGTTGAAGTCGAGGTCAATGAAAACGACATCGTCAACGTCAACAAAGGCGACAGCGTCATCGTCAGTGTTGATGCCTACAGCGACAGAACATTCAAAGGTCTCGTCAGAGAGATATCAAATTCCGCCATTACACAGTCCGCAGGAACACAGGAAGAGGTCACCAACTTTTCCGTTAAAATCCGCATTCTGAACCATGACCGCCTGCTCAAACCCGGCATGAGTGCGACAGCCGACATTGAAACAGAACGAGTTCAGGACGCGCTTGTCGTTCCGATTCAAAGTGTCACGCTCAGAACCGATAACAGCTCCAGTGAGTCAGAGCAATCAGACGAACAGTCTTCTGCCGAAACCCTGTCACGCAACGACAGCGACAGCCGTCAGGGAGTGTTTGTCATTGAGAGCAACACCGCCCACTTCCGCCAGGTGGAGACCGGAACGACAGACAATACCCATATCGTCATCCTTGAAGGCCTCGAACCAGGCGACGATGTCGTATCGGGAAGCTACACTGCCATAACACGACAGCTCACGGACGGCAGCAGAGTCAAACGAAAGCAGAAGGAGTAAGACCGATTATGGATGAAACGCTTATTCGGATGCGCTCACTCTGCCGTTACTATGAAATGGGCGATCAGCAGGTCCGGGCGCTTGACAATATCGACCTGACCTTCCTTCGCAGTGAATACGTCGCAATCATGGGACCTTCCGGCAGCGGAAAATCCACCCTCATGAACATCATAGGATGCCTCGACACGCCTTCGTCGGGAACCTACGATCTCAACGGTGAAAATGTAGCCGATATGGACGACGATGAACTTGCACGAATACGCAACAGGGAAATCGGTTTCGTTTTTCAGACGTTCAACCTCCTGCCGAGACTCAACTGCCTGAGGAATGTCGAACTTCCGCTGATCTATGCCGGAGTCGATGCCGATGAACGACAACAGCGCGCTCTCGATGCCCTGCAACGGGTCGGACTTGGAGACAGGGTCTCCCATAAACCGACAGAACTCTCCGGAGGGCAGATTCAACGTGTTGCTATTGCCAGGGCATTGATCAACAATCCGTCGATCATCCTTGCCGACGAACCAACCGGCAATCTCGACACAGCGACAAGCCGCGACATTATGGCTATCTTCAGCGAACTTTCAGACTCAGGCAATACCATACTGCTCATCACGCACGAAGAAGAGATCGCACACTACACCCGGAGAATCATCCGCATGCGCGACGGAAAAATCGAAAGCGACAGCACAGCACAACATCAGAGCCAGCAGGGTGCATGAAAAGGTTCCGGCATGAAACATACGAAAGCATGCTTATGGCCATCGACCAGATCCGGGGCAACAAGACACGATCGTTTCTCACGGCACTGGGAGTCATCATCGGTATCGTCTCAATCACCATGATGGGCACTGCGATCAGCGGGATCGATGCGGGATTCGAAAAAAGTCTCTCTATGCTGGGCTACGACGTCATCTATGTTCAGAAAGCCTCCTGGAGCACCATGGGACAATGGTGGCGCTACCGAAACCGCCCCGACCTGCAAACAGGATATGCCGACAGGATCAACCGCATCATAAGCGACAACGAAGAGTCCACTCTCGAAATCGCCGTTCCCCAGATGTCGACATACAGAGCTTCGGCAAGCCACAAAGAGCGTAATCTTCAGCAGGTCTTTGCCCTCGGAACAACCTCAGACTACCTCAGGACTGCCTCAGGAGATCTCACCGAAGGCAGATTTTTCATGCCGCATGAATCAGCAAGCGCCGCGACGGTCTGCGTTATCGGTGACGATATCGCCGTAGGGCTGTTTCCCAATGAATCTGCGCTTGGCAAAGAGATCAGGCTGAAAAACCAGAAATTCCGGGTTATCGGCGTCTTTAAAAAACAGGGGAAATTCCTCGGTTTGTTCAGTTTCGACAACCAGATCATCATGCCTCTCGGCGCGTTCAGCAAGGTCTACGGATCGAGCATGTATGTCACCATGCGCATCAAAATGAAGGAGAACAGCCAGGTGGCTGACGCCAAAGAGGAGATCAGGGGAATCATGCGTCGCATCCGAAGGCTCCCGCCGGGTAAAAACGACAATTTTGCCATCAACGAACAACAGGCATTCAAAAGTCAGCTCGACCCCATTAAAAACGGAATCGCTATCGCCGGTATTTTCATCACCGGCATGTCACTCTTTGTCGGAGCTATCGGGATCATGAACATCACGTTCGTCAGCGTCAAGGAGCGCACCAGAGAAATCGGATTACGTAAAGCCCTGGGCGCAAGGCGCAGCACGATCCTCATGCAGTTTCTGATTGAATCGGTCACCATCTGTCTTCTTGGAGGTCTTATAGGACTTCTGACATCCCTGTCAATCACCATTGGTATCGAACAAATCCTTCCGGATTTCCCTGTACGTTTTTCCATGACCCTGGTTCTGGTGAGCATTACGGTATCCGTTCTGACGGGTATCGTTTCAGGTCTTGCTCCCGCAGTATCAGCCTCGAAACTCGACCCTGCAGATTCTCTGCGCTATGAATAAAGAATTGAGCGGTAGCCATTTACCACATACCGACGCCTGGTTGCCATGAAAACACGGGAACTCGTCATACAGGCATCAACCTCGCTGCGATCGAACCTGCTGCGATCATGGCTGACCACCATGGGGGTCGCCGTCGGCGTTTTTTCCATTATCGCCGTGATGACGGCTCTTCAGGCCATTGACCAGTCGGTTGCGACAGGACTGTCGAGCCTTGGGGCCAACACCTTTGAAATCCAGAAATATCCTGCCACCTTTTTCGGGGGCCACGGACGAAACCGCTTCATCAACCGTCCCGATATCACCTATGATGAAGGCCTTACGTTCAAACGCCTCATGCAGGGAAAAGCCAAAAATATCGGACTGAAAATCTCTCAATCCGGCAACCAGGCGATCTATGAAAACCGCTCGACAAATCCCGATGTCACCCTGTTCGGTGCGGATGAAAACTTCGCTGTCGCTAACGGGTTCGATATCGATACGGGGCGAAACCTCATAGAAAACGACATCCTCTACTCAAGAAATGTCATCATCATAGGCCACGAGATCCGTAATACCCTTTTTCCAAACGGTGAAAACCCTGTCGGAAAATCAATCCGCATGAACGGAGAAGTTTACAGAATTATCGGTGTCTTTATAAAAAAAGGGGCTGCATTCGGTCAAAGCCAGGATAATCTGGCAGCCATTCCTATTACCCGCTACATCGATCACATCGACCTGAAGCGCAGCATCAGCATTACCGTCGAAGCCACATCGCCCAAGGAGTATCAGGCAACCATCGATCAGTCAACAGGATCAATGCGCGTCGCCAGAGGACTGGCCATCAGAGAGGATAACGACTTTGAATTCAGGACCAACGAATCACTGGTTGAATCGTTCAGAGATTTTCAGAAAACCATCAGCATTGGCGCATTTATCATCAGCTTCATGGCGCTGATTACGGCAGGAGTAGGCATCATGAATATCATGCTGGTCAGCGTCACCGAGAGAACCAGGGAGATCGGAATCCGTAAATCCATAGGCGCTCCGGCAACAAGCATTCTTCGCCAGTTCCTGCTCGAAGCGCTTTTTCTTTCACTGACGGGAGGCCTGATCGGGATCATCCTCGGCATAGGCGCAGGAAATCTTGTCGCCATGGCATTCAACCTCCCGCCCCTGATTCCATGGCTGTGGATCGTTATTTCAATCGCCGTTTGTTCCGCCATTGGCGTTTCTTTCGGTATATTCCCGGCATACAAAGCAGCAGGTCTCAACCCGGTTGAGGCCCTTCGCTCCCGATGAATGACAATAAACACACGTTGCCATGAAGAAAGACAGCCACCATCAATCGCTCAAATACCACGAAGAGATCCCTCCGGAACATGACGATCGGCTGATATCGTTTCTGCACAGGGTCATCCGTTTCGCCGTAAAAATACTGGCCCTGCTCATGGTGCTCGTCATTATCTGGGGCATCGGTGATGTCGTCCATGTTCTCTATATCAGGCTCAACCAGCCTCCGTTCCTCCTGCTCAACATCAACGATCTGCTTGAAACGTTCGGTGCATTTCTTGCCGTGCTTATCGCCATAGAAATTTTCATCAACATCCGTCTCTACCTCGGGACCAACATCATTCCGGTGAAGCTTGTCGTAGCGACAGCCCTGATGGCTATATCGAGAAAAGTCATCATTCTTGATCTGGACAAGCTGAGTGCCGATTATCTGGTCGGCATTGCTGCCGTAGTGCTTGGGCTCGGCCTCTCCTACTGGGTCATCACGAAAGAGTAGCAACAGAGGCTTATTCCAGTCCCGGAAGAAACGACATGGTCGATGCAAACCGTGCGATCTGCTGAAGCATGGAAGGATTACCGCCGGCCATCTCTCTGAGTTTTCGCTCAAGATGAGGGCTGGTGGCATAGGTGCTGTCAATGGCATTCCATACAGGAAGTACATTGTTTTCAATCCAGTTCCAGCGATCATCCTGGTCGGTCACACGTCGTGCGCCTGTGAGCGTCTCCAGATAACCCGAATATTCTGCAAACGATGCCCTGTCAGCCACGCCAGGCGGCGCGGCCCCCTGAAAATCAAGTTCACTGCCGAATGACACGACAACTCTCCCTGGTATGCTGATGGCGTTGAAAACAGGATAGAGCGTCTTGAGCTGCTCATGACGCAACAGACAGATATTGCCATCACGGATCATACTGCGAGCCAAAACTGCATCGTCTCCCGCCTTGAGCAGAGCTGCCCCTCTATCGATGAGAGAGAACCCTTGAAGCATCAGCTCCTTTTCCTGTTCGTCTGCATTTGCGGCAATCTCAGAGAGCCCCCCTTCGATATATGCTGCATGAGCCCAGGCTATATCCTGATAGATGCTATTGTTTCCAGTGCGGATCTCGTTGAGATCGTCAAGCAACAGCGTCCGCAAAGCCGAATCAAACACGCTGACAGGAAGAGAAAACAGTGAGCGAAAAATAAAACCCGCCATACCGCCCAACAGGGAGATCATATCCTGTCGCGGCACATCCTCCCTGCGTATTTTCATCATCGCTGAGGGAGTTTCGAGCAGTTCGACAAAAGCCAGTGCCACACCAACCTGGCTTGATGCGAACGCTGCCATGCCGGACCACTTGAAAAGTTCGGGACATTGCAGGTAGAGTTGAGCATAGTGTGCTGTAATGGCACGGTTACGGTCCACAATACGCTCGCGAGCAGGCAACTTTTCTTCAAGCAGCTGCTTC
Coding sequences:
- a CDS encoding DUF4136 domain-containing protein, with translation MKKVYSMVSFLLLLVLASCSSVSVVSDYDRVFDFSRFQTYRWPIAGEGIRQGDLLVQNPLVYKRVQSAVDRELQQKGFHRSSSESADFILHVHAGVKQVKSYQPHYGVAFPLRGGWYRPWWGAYGGFTSVSYYEEGTLVVDIIDAGTKDMVWRGMAKRIVRQYGSPEAMQKDIDDAVRRVLAEFPPLRQ
- a CDS encoding CoA-binding protein, coding for MDIEKILATYRHIAIAGISDNPERPSNSIARYLMHAGYSIYPVNPSITEVFGMPCYPSLASLPEEMRKNVEIVTIFRKPSDVMPIVDQAIEIGAKVIWMQSGIVNEEARAKASGKGIDVVQNRCIAVEHQRLRG
- a CDS encoding D-alanine--D-alanine ligase family protein, whose translation is MPTHRVALIFGGQSTEHEISIISARAIANHIDTEAYELYPIYVGHDGAWFKGETAQKVLDLDMPAMLANTSADTIRERLREISFSDPRNRFLFDFSEEGIDVALPIIHGSTGEDGKIQGLLDMFSVPYTGCGVHASAMTMDKETTKICAEHAGLHIAPYTTIRKLRYQQDPQQVVSVILEEFTLPFFVKPASQGSSIGITKVHRPEELAAALEKAFMVDTKVLIEKTIEGREIEVAVLGNDSPVASVPGEVEPGGDFYDFTDKYINGKASLHIPARLPEEVLQKVSTEALKAYRALECRGMSRVDFFIEHATGKIILNEINTVPGFTGISMYPMMMDASGIDFSQLIDRLLQLALEKTLS
- a CDS encoding TolC family protein; the protein is MTSASSRLSAIAFLLAFLIAPPIASAAQDEARKDSLSLSECIDIALERATGIKKAAYALRLQGSDVLKNYGQFLPRVSVNATYTPRSVNKSYITGTTPSSLVKTTTERVDLSLSTSLNIFNGLRDYAGLRASLQRKEAAELTLWQARQTIIYDITQSYYQVLLNRELLLIARENLSASEDLLQLTRRQYEIGLKPITDFYQQQAETASSELSVINAENNLRESRIELQRRLRTDPTQNIAIVGIDTASLDSLPEKADPDSLITIALNNRKDLKSASATAKAARWEITRSRAPHYPSLDLSFNLGTDGYAYYKYNGDVQSDTSPTLSDQLSDQISYSVALSLNWSIFDGFLTHYNIEQAKINYLNQKLDAGDLEQDIVLDVRLASDNYNAAQHQINVAQQSQKAAEQAFQTIQRKYELGAATFVEVQAARATLITARSDRTQSIYNLALQQNILDFTTGSIPLD
- a CDS encoding efflux RND transporter periplasmic adaptor subunit: MPKKTSKNRRRNTLLIIAALIAAIGGAIGFWLANKERVIEVSTEKVFIKEVIHYVTATGKIEPEIEVNLSPDVSGEITELPVSEGEHVEKGTLLFKIQPDVYVNQVEQNRARLNLARSQRLEARARKLKSDDDFRKASMLYNEKLISQSDYLTAKTNAEAAAAIHDASISTINQNQSLLDQSLEQLNKTVVKSPIEGVIIALNSKLGERVVGTGQFPGTEVLRIANLDSMQVEVEVNENDIVNVNKGDSVIVSVDAYSDRTFKGLVREISNSAITQSAGTQEEVTNFSVKIRILNHDRLLKPGMSATADIETERVQDALVVPIQSVTLRTDNSSSESEQSDEQSSAETLSRNDSDSRQGVFVIESNTAHFRQVETGTTDNTHIVILEGLEPGDDVVSGSYTAITRQLTDGSRVKRKQKE
- a CDS encoding ABC transporter ATP-binding protein, encoding MDETLIRMRSLCRYYEMGDQQVRALDNIDLTFLRSEYVAIMGPSGSGKSTLMNIIGCLDTPSSGTYDLNGENVADMDDDELARIRNREIGFVFQTFNLLPRLNCLRNVELPLIYAGVDADERQQRALDALQRVGLGDRVSHKPTELSGGQIQRVAIARALINNPSIILADEPTGNLDTATSRDIMAIFSELSDSGNTILLITHEEEIAHYTRRIIRMRDGKIESDSTAQHQSQQGA
- a CDS encoding ABC transporter permease, whose protein sequence is MKRFRHETYESMLMAIDQIRGNKTRSFLTALGVIIGIVSITMMGTAISGIDAGFEKSLSMLGYDVIYVQKASWSTMGQWWRYRNRPDLQTGYADRINRIISDNEESTLEIAVPQMSTYRASASHKERNLQQVFALGTTSDYLRTASGDLTEGRFFMPHESASAATVCVIGDDIAVGLFPNESALGKEIRLKNQKFRVIGVFKKQGKFLGLFSFDNQIIMPLGAFSKVYGSSMYVTMRIKMKENSQVADAKEEIRGIMRRIRRLPPGKNDNFAINEQQAFKSQLDPIKNGIAIAGIFITGMSLFVGAIGIMNITFVSVKERTREIGLRKALGARRSTILMQFLIESVTICLLGGLIGLLTSLSITIGIEQILPDFPVRFSMTLVLVSITVSVLTGIVSGLAPAVSASKLDPADSLRYE
- a CDS encoding ABC transporter permease, yielding MKTRELVIQASTSLRSNLLRSWLTTMGVAVGVFSIIAVMTALQAIDQSVATGLSSLGANTFEIQKYPATFFGGHGRNRFINRPDITYDEGLTFKRLMQGKAKNIGLKISQSGNQAIYENRSTNPDVTLFGADENFAVANGFDIDTGRNLIENDILYSRNVIIIGHEIRNTLFPNGENPVGKSIRMNGEVYRIIGVFIKKGAAFGQSQDNLAAIPITRYIDHIDLKRSISITVEATSPKEYQATIDQSTGSMRVARGLAIREDNDFEFRTNESLVESFRDFQKTISIGAFIISFMALITAGVGIMNIMLVSVTERTREIGIRKSIGAPATSILRQFLLEALFLSLTGGLIGIILGIGAGNLVAMAFNLPPLIPWLWIVISIAVCSAIGVSFGIFPAYKAAGLNPVEALRSR
- a CDS encoding phosphate-starvation-inducible PsiE family protein is translated as MKKDSHHQSLKYHEEIPPEHDDRLISFLHRVIRFAVKILALLMVLVIIWGIGDVVHVLYIRLNQPPFLLLNINDLLETFGAFLAVLIAIEIFINIRLYLGTNIIPVKLVVATALMAISRKVIILDLDKLSADYLVGIAAVVLGLGLSYWVITKE
- a CDS encoding DUF2515 family protein, with product MIRSKEAWKQLLEEKLPARERIVDRNRAITAHYAQLYLQCPELFKWSGMAAFASSQVGVALAFVELLETPSAMMKIRREDVPRQDMISLLGGMAGFIFRSLFSLPVSVFDSALRTLLLDDLNEIRTGNNSIYQDIAWAHAAYIEGGLSEIAANADEQEKELMLQGFSLIDRGAALLKAGDDAVLARSMIRDGNICLLRHEQLKTLYPVFNAISIPGRVVVSFGSELDFQGAAPPGVADRASFAEYSGYLETLTGARRVTDQDDRWNWIENNVLPVWNAIDSTYATSPHLERKLREMAGGNPSMLQQIARFASTMSFLPGLE